The following coding sequences are from one Capsicum annuum cultivar UCD-10X-F1 chromosome 3, UCD10Xv1.1, whole genome shotgun sequence window:
- the LOC107866636 gene encoding probable E3 ubiquitin protein ligase DRIPH isoform X1, protein MDDFSRRQASIKGVLTCGICNKLCKDVTIIEECCHRCCKKCITRKITEEKLKFCPECNLDLGAAPLQKIRPDHHVQGIKDIISAKRRELIESGLLENKPKKTEPKKLAHENIDINSSPNMLIDSPPSPPPPPAVATSSRRKEKSISSIVNTAPPVVDDHEHAPIQHVIVGRRGRRRGSRNNNTNANVAARFQDSSKFNFVVDLNKGDPQAGSSTIPLLSSKATQNKQQIKGDQSGNSSSSTPLLSGKATQHKQQVESSANAAESSKNDRISKKNRSVKPLDGMNDLWEPLHKLVTKGVTLDLNSNKSKFKEPVPKFTTPIPINLDDDEDENGDDDEEDEEYVPTRKIKEHKVGKQNVVQKPNVIVPPPSPTPAPVPTPSSSTNDKGKGKNKRHGRKKKETNNPIPPPPPSPPRADADESNINVPQVQVTNEAAAAAATSSGSTGVLNERVHPIWFTLVASDNQKCSSPLPQIPNRFIKIKDVNMPSSYIMKYLAKTLNVQSEDEVEVRLLGMPIRPNLPLHHLADLWLHAAPTAEKTVKVGASAEEFVMVLRYGRSPN, encoded by the exons ATGGATGATTTTAGTAGAAGACAAGCAAGTATCAAAGGTGTTTTAACATGTGGAATTTGTAACAAGCTATGTAAAGATGTCACCATCATTGAAGAATGTTGTCATAGAt GTTGCAAGAAGTGCATAACAAGGAAGATAACAGAAGAGAAATTGAAATTTTGTCCAGAATGCAATTTGGATCTAGGTGCTGCCCCCTTGCAGAAAATTAG GCCTGATCATCATGTGCAAGGGATTAAAGACATAATATCAGCTAAAAGAAGAGAATTAATTGAGAGTGGACTCCTCGAAAATAAACCGAAAAAAACAGAACCCAAAAAGTTAGCTCATGAGAATATTGATATTAATAGTAGTCCCAATATGCTCATTGATAGTCCACCAAGTCCTCCTCCTCCCCCGGCTGTTGCAACGAGTTCAAGGAGAAAGGAGAAATCAATTTCTTCTATTGTAAATACTGCACCACCTGTTGTTGATGATCATGAACATGCTCCGATTCAGCATGTCATTGTTGGAAGAAGAGGTAGAAGAAGAGGGTCGCGAAATAATAATACTAATGCTAATGTTGCTGCTCGTTTTCAAGATTCATCCaaatttaattttgttgttgatCTGAATAAGGGAGATCCACAGGCAGGAAGTTCTACCATTCCTCTTCTTTCGAGCAAAGCTACTCAAAATAAACAACAG ATAAAGGGAGATCAGTCTGGAAATTCAAGCAGTAGTACTCCTCTTCTTTCAGGCAAAGCTACTCAACATAAACAACAG GTTGAGAGTTCTGCTAATGCTGCTGAATCCTCAAAGAATGATAGAATCTCAAAGAAAAACAGAAGTGTTAAACCATTGGATGGGATGAATGACCTATGGGAACCATTGCACAAATTGGTGACAAAAGGTGTCACTTTAGACTTGAATTCCAACAAATCCAAGTTTAAAGAGCCTGTTCCAAAATTCACTACTCCAATACCAATCAATCTTGACGATGATGAAGATGAGAacggtgatgatgatgaagaagacgaGGAGTATGTTCCTACTCGCAAAATTAAGGAACACAAAGTTGGCAAACAAAATGTTGTTCAAAAACCAAATGTCATCGTTCCACCACCATCACCAACACCAGCACCGGTACCAACACCATCAAGTAGTACTAATGACAAAGGGAAAGGGAAAAATAAACGCCATGgcagaaagaaaaaagaaacaaataatccTATTCCTCCTCCTCCTCCGTCTCCTCCTCGTGCTGATGCTGATGAATCAAATATTAATGTGCCACAAGTTCAAGTAACTAATGaggcagcagcagcagcagctaCAAGCAGTGGTAGTACTGGAGTACTGAATGAAAGAGTCCATCCCATTTGGTTCACTTTGGTTGCATCTGATAATCA AAAATGTTCTTCACCGTTACCACAGATTCCTAACCGATTCATAAAGATCAA GGATGTGAACATGCCGTCTTCCTACATAATGAAGTACCTTGCGAAAACACTGAATGTCCAGAGCGAGGACGAG GTTGAAGTTCGCTTGTTAGGAATGCCGATTCGTCCTAATTTGCCTCTGCATCATCTAGCAGACCTGTGGTTACATGCAGCACCTACAGCTGAAAAAACAGTAAAAGTTGGAGCTTCTGCTGAAGAATTTGTGATGGTTTTAAGATATGGTCGTAGCCCAAATTAA
- the LOC107866636 gene encoding probable E3 ubiquitin protein ligase DRIPH isoform X2, translating into MDDFSRRQASIKGVLTCGICNKLCKDVTIIEECCHRCCKKCITRKITEEKLKFCPECNLDLGAAPLQKIRPDHHVQGIKDIISAKRRELIESGLLENKPKKTEPKKLAHENIDINSSPNMLIDSPPSPPPPPAVATSSRRKEKSISSIVNTAPPVVDDHEHAPIQHVIVGRRGRRRGSRNNNTNANVAARFQDSSKFNFVVDLNKGDPQAGSSTIPLLSSKATQNKQQIKGDQSGNSSSSTPLLSGKATQHKQQVESSANAAESSKNDRISKKNRSVKPLDGMNDLWEPLHKLVTKGVTLDLNSNKSKFKEPVPKFTTPIPINLDDDEDENGDDDEEDEEYVPTRKIKEHKVGKQNVVQKPNVIVPPPSPTPAPVPTPSSSTNDKGKGKNKRHGRKKKETNNPIPPPPPSPPRADADESNINVPQVQVTNEAAAAAATSSGSTGVLNERVHPIWFTLVASDNQDVNMPSSYIMKYLAKTLNVQSEDEVEVRLLGMPIRPNLPLHHLADLWLHAAPTAEKTVKVGASAEEFVMVLRYGRSPN; encoded by the exons ATGGATGATTTTAGTAGAAGACAAGCAAGTATCAAAGGTGTTTTAACATGTGGAATTTGTAACAAGCTATGTAAAGATGTCACCATCATTGAAGAATGTTGTCATAGAt GTTGCAAGAAGTGCATAACAAGGAAGATAACAGAAGAGAAATTGAAATTTTGTCCAGAATGCAATTTGGATCTAGGTGCTGCCCCCTTGCAGAAAATTAG GCCTGATCATCATGTGCAAGGGATTAAAGACATAATATCAGCTAAAAGAAGAGAATTAATTGAGAGTGGACTCCTCGAAAATAAACCGAAAAAAACAGAACCCAAAAAGTTAGCTCATGAGAATATTGATATTAATAGTAGTCCCAATATGCTCATTGATAGTCCACCAAGTCCTCCTCCTCCCCCGGCTGTTGCAACGAGTTCAAGGAGAAAGGAGAAATCAATTTCTTCTATTGTAAATACTGCACCACCTGTTGTTGATGATCATGAACATGCTCCGATTCAGCATGTCATTGTTGGAAGAAGAGGTAGAAGAAGAGGGTCGCGAAATAATAATACTAATGCTAATGTTGCTGCTCGTTTTCAAGATTCATCCaaatttaattttgttgttgatCTGAATAAGGGAGATCCACAGGCAGGAAGTTCTACCATTCCTCTTCTTTCGAGCAAAGCTACTCAAAATAAACAACAG ATAAAGGGAGATCAGTCTGGAAATTCAAGCAGTAGTACTCCTCTTCTTTCAGGCAAAGCTACTCAACATAAACAACAG GTTGAGAGTTCTGCTAATGCTGCTGAATCCTCAAAGAATGATAGAATCTCAAAGAAAAACAGAAGTGTTAAACCATTGGATGGGATGAATGACCTATGGGAACCATTGCACAAATTGGTGACAAAAGGTGTCACTTTAGACTTGAATTCCAACAAATCCAAGTTTAAAGAGCCTGTTCCAAAATTCACTACTCCAATACCAATCAATCTTGACGATGATGAAGATGAGAacggtgatgatgatgaagaagacgaGGAGTATGTTCCTACTCGCAAAATTAAGGAACACAAAGTTGGCAAACAAAATGTTGTTCAAAAACCAAATGTCATCGTTCCACCACCATCACCAACACCAGCACCGGTACCAACACCATCAAGTAGTACTAATGACAAAGGGAAAGGGAAAAATAAACGCCATGgcagaaagaaaaaagaaacaaataatccTATTCCTCCTCCTCCTCCGTCTCCTCCTCGTGCTGATGCTGATGAATCAAATATTAATGTGCCACAAGTTCAAGTAACTAATGaggcagcagcagcagcagctaCAAGCAGTGGTAGTACTGGAGTACTGAATGAAAGAGTCCATCCCATTTGGTTCACTTTGGTTGCATCTGATAATCA GGATGTGAACATGCCGTCTTCCTACATAATGAAGTACCTTGCGAAAACACTGAATGTCCAGAGCGAGGACGAG GTTGAAGTTCGCTTGTTAGGAATGCCGATTCGTCCTAATTTGCCTCTGCATCATCTAGCAGACCTGTGGTTACATGCAGCACCTACAGCTGAAAAAACAGTAAAAGTTGGAGCTTCTGCTGAAGAATTTGTGATGGTTTTAAGATATGGTCGTAGCCCAAATTAA